The following are encoded together in the Flavobacterium haoranii genome:
- a CDS encoding sulfite exporter TauE/SafE family protein: MFQKVSILFLFLSLLAEIIGTVGGFGSSVFFVPIANFFFDFQSVLGLTALFHVSSNLSKIALFRKGLDKKLLLTIGIPSVIFVIIGGLLTNYVNTLVLEIALGIFLVAFSLLFLIKKDLVINPEPRESIIGGAISGFSAGLLGTGGAIRGITMAAFDLEKSVFIATSAAIDFSIDATRTIVYFENGFIHTHDLIYVPFLIIISWIGTYIGKYILQFIPQNKFKQIALFLILGIGLLMLIKSIIK; the protein is encoded by the coding sequence ATGTTCCAAAAAGTTAGCATTCTATTTCTATTTTTGTCGTTATTAGCGGAAATTATTGGTACAGTTGGAGGATTTGGTTCTTCAGTATTTTTTGTGCCTATTGCTAACTTCTTTTTCGATTTTCAATCTGTATTAGGACTAACTGCATTGTTTCATGTTTCTAGTAATTTGAGTAAAATTGCGCTTTTTAGAAAAGGTTTAGATAAAAAATTGTTACTCACTATTGGTATACCTTCAGTCATATTTGTAATTATTGGCGGACTTCTAACTAACTATGTAAATACATTGGTACTAGAAATTGCATTAGGTATCTTTTTAGTAGCTTTTAGTTTATTATTTCTAATTAAAAAAGATTTAGTTATAAATCCAGAACCAAGAGAATCTATTATTGGCGGAGCAATTTCGGGTTTTAGTGCAGGTTTATTAGGAACTGGTGGTGCGATAAGAGGAATTACTATGGCAGCATTTGATTTAGAAAAAAGTGTTTTTATTGCAACCTCAGCAGCGATTGATTTTTCGATTGATGCTACTAGAACTATAGTATATTTTGAAAACGGCTTTATTCACACACACGATTTAATTTATGTTCCGTTTTTGATTATTATAAGTTGGATTGGGACTTATATAGGGAAATACATCTTACAATTTATTCCTCAAAATAAATTTAAGCAAATTGCTTTGTTTCTAATTCTGGGAATTGGTTTACTGATGCTTATTAAAAGTATTATAAAATAA
- the bshB1 gene encoding bacillithiol biosynthesis deacetylase BshB1 encodes MNKLDILAFGAHPDDVELGCSGTLAKEIAQGKKVGIIDLTRGELGTRGSAEIRDKEAAAAAKILGVSVRENLQFRDGFFANDEKHQLEIIKMLRKYQPEIVLCNAIQDRHIDHGKGSKLVSDACFLSGLTKIETELNNEKQAAWRPKVVYHYIQWQNIKPDFVVDVSDFMDKKMEAVLAYGSQFYIPNSNEPATPITSKNFLDSITYRAQDLGRLVGVDFAEGFTAERYLAVNSLADLK; translated from the coding sequence ATGAATAAGTTAGATATTTTAGCTTTTGGAGCACATCCCGATGATGTAGAATTAGGGTGTAGCGGAACATTAGCTAAAGAAATTGCTCAAGGTAAAAAAGTTGGGATTATCGATTTAACTCGTGGCGAATTAGGAACAAGAGGTTCTGCAGAAATTAGAGACAAGGAAGCAGCCGCTGCTGCAAAAATATTAGGTGTTTCTGTTAGAGAAAATTTACAATTTAGAGATGGATTTTTTGCAAACGATGAAAAGCATCAACTAGAAATTATTAAAATGCTTCGCAAATACCAACCAGAAATTGTTTTATGTAACGCAATACAAGACCGCCACATAGATCATGGAAAAGGAAGTAAATTGGTTAGCGATGCTTGTTTTTTATCGGGTTTAACAAAAATTGAAACCGAATTGAATAACGAAAAACAAGCAGCTTGGCGTCCAAAAGTAGTCTATCATTATATTCAATGGCAAAACATTAAACCTGATTTTGTGGTAGATGTTTCAGATTTTATGGATAAAAAGATGGAAGCTGTTCTTGCTTATGGATCTCAATTTTATATTCCAAATTCTAATGAACCAGCAACTCCAATTACTTCTAAAAACTTTTTAGACAGTATTACTTATCGTGCACAAGACCTAGGAAGGTTAGTTGGAGTAGATTTTGCAGAAGGTTTTACTGCTGAAAGATATTTGGCTGTCAATAGTTTAGCAGATTTGAAGTAA